The following proteins come from a genomic window of Sphingosinicella flava:
- the mraY gene encoding phospho-N-acetylmuramoyl-pentapeptide-transferase, with product MFQWIAEQFGYEGIFNLFRYITLRAGAATATALFLGLLIGPKFIGWLRVRQGKGQPIREDGPQTHLAKRGTPTMGGLMILTCVTVAMLLWMDFSNRYLWGCLLITVGFGLIGFLDDYDKVTKKSHKGVSGKVRLLGEFIVAGAGCAIMIWGGETALYIPFYNGPVIDLGPFYIVFAAIVVVGAGNAVNLTDGLDGLATMPVIIASLAFLLISYLVGNAIFASYLGIPHVLGVGDLTVLCSAIVGAGLAFLWFNAPPAAVFMGDTGSLALGGALGAIAVATRHEIVLAIIGGLFVLEAVSVIVQVFFYKRTGKRVFKMAPIHHHFEQVGWSEPTVVIRFWIISFVLALAGLSTLKLR from the coding sequence ATGTTTCAATGGATCGCCGAACAATTCGGTTATGAAGGCATCTTCAACCTCTTCCGCTACATCACCTTGCGCGCGGGCGCGGCGACGGCGACGGCGCTTTTCCTGGGGCTGCTGATCGGACCCAAATTCATCGGCTGGCTGCGCGTCCGCCAGGGCAAGGGGCAGCCGATCCGCGAGGACGGACCCCAGACCCATCTCGCCAAGCGCGGTACGCCGACCATGGGCGGCCTCATGATCCTCACCTGCGTCACCGTGGCGATGCTGCTGTGGATGGACTTTTCCAACCGCTATCTGTGGGGCTGCCTGCTCATCACGGTCGGCTTCGGCCTGATCGGCTTCCTCGACGATTACGACAAGGTCACCAAGAAGAGCCATAAGGGCGTGTCCGGAAAGGTGCGCCTGCTCGGTGAATTCATTGTCGCGGGCGCGGGCTGCGCGATCATGATCTGGGGCGGCGAGACGGCGCTCTACATCCCGTTTTACAATGGGCCGGTCATCGATCTTGGCCCCTTCTACATCGTCTTCGCGGCCATCGTGGTGGTCGGCGCGGGCAATGCGGTGAATTTGACGGACGGCCTGGACGGGCTGGCGACCATGCCGGTGATCATCGCCAGCCTCGCCTTCCTCCTCATTTCCTACCTAGTCGGCAACGCGATCTTCGCCTCGTATCTCGGCATTCCGCATGTGCTGGGTGTCGGCGATCTCACCGTTCTCTGCTCCGCGATCGTGGGGGCGGGGCTCGCCTTTCTGTGGTTCAACGCGCCTCCCGCCGCCGTCTTCATGGGCGATACGGGCAGCCTCGCGCTGGGCGGGGCGCTGGGCGCGATCGCGGTCGCGACGCGGCATGAGATCGTGCTGGCGATCATCGGCGGCCTGTTCGTGCTGGAAGCCGTGTCGGTGATCGTGCAGGTCTTCTTCTACAAGCGCACCGGCAAGCGCGTGTTCAAGATGGCGCCGATCCATCATCATTTCGAGCAGGTCGGCTGGTCCGAGCCGACGGTCGTCATCCGCTTCTGGATCATCAGCTTCGTCCTCGCGCTCGCGGGCCTGTCGACCCTGAAGCTGAGATGA
- a CDS encoding UDP-N-acetylmuramoyl-tripeptide--D-alanyl-D-alanine ligase, with protein MTALWTSEEIASATGGIAHGTFEANGIAFDSREIGPGDLFIAMKGEFTDGHRFLDKAFSSGAAGVVVSEGGDFPHVLVSDTTTALNDLGRASRLRSEAKVIGVTGSVGKTGTKEALFAALDRPHRGQAHRSVKSYNNHTGVPLSLARMPRGARFGVFEMGMSAAGELAALTRLVRPHVAIVTAIAPAHREFFSSEEEIADAKGEIFQGLEPGGVAIVPFDSPYRDRLIAAARPYADRIVTFGLGKGADVRALDVVPVDRGTLVSAALPRAELTFTIGHPGDHWVQNALAVVAAVQAVGGDLAAAGLALAEMEGLKGRGQRHRISVKGGEALLIDESYNANPASMAATLKTLGATEAARRIAVLGAMRELGPGSNDYHAALAEPIGEARVDLAILVGEEMTALANVLGNKVEFAHVPDAAAATALVRDELQAGDAVLVKGSNGVGLSALVEALTNGGS; from the coding sequence ATGACGGCGCTTTGGACGTCCGAGGAGATTGCCTCCGCCACCGGCGGCATCGCGCATGGCACGTTCGAAGCGAATGGCATCGCCTTCGACTCCCGCGAGATCGGCCCGGGCGATCTGTTCATCGCGATGAAGGGCGAATTCACCGACGGGCACCGCTTTCTGGACAAGGCCTTTTCCTCCGGAGCGGCGGGTGTCGTCGTCAGTGAAGGCGGCGATTTTCCGCATGTGCTGGTTTCTGATACGACCACCGCTCTGAACGATCTTGGCCGTGCCTCGCGCCTGCGGAGCGAGGCGAAGGTGATCGGCGTGACCGGATCGGTCGGCAAGACAGGCACCAAGGAGGCGCTGTTCGCCGCGCTGGACCGGCCCCATCGTGGTCAGGCGCACCGTTCGGTCAAGAGCTACAACAATCATACCGGCGTGCCGCTGTCGCTCGCGCGGATGCCTCGAGGGGCGCGGTTCGGCGTGTTCGAGATGGGCATGAGCGCGGCAGGCGAGTTGGCGGCGCTGACCCGGCTGGTGCGGCCGCACGTCGCCATCGTCACCGCCATCGCGCCCGCGCACCGTGAGTTCTTTTCGAGCGAAGAGGAAATCGCCGACGCCAAGGGCGAGATCTTCCAGGGTCTGGAGCCGGGCGGCGTCGCCATCGTGCCGTTCGACAGCCCCTATCGCGACCGGCTGATCGCTGCGGCGCGGCCTTATGCCGACCGGATCGTAACCTTTGGTCTTGGCAAGGGGGCGGACGTCCGCGCGCTTGACGTGGTACCGGTCGACAGGGGCACGCTGGTTTCGGCGGCATTGCCCCGGGCGGAGCTCACTTTCACCATTGGTCATCCCGGCGACCATTGGGTGCAGAATGCGCTTGCCGTCGTCGCGGCGGTGCAGGCGGTGGGGGGCGATCTCGCCGCCGCCGGTCTCGCGCTTGCCGAGATGGAAGGGCTGAAGGGCCGGGGGCAGCGGCACCGCATATCCGTGAAGGGCGGCGAGGCTTTGCTGATCGACGAAAGCTATAATGCCAATCCCGCTTCCATGGCGGCGACGCTGAAGACGCTGGGCGCGACGGAAGCCGCGCGGCGCATCGCCGTGCTCGGCGCCATGCGGGAGCTTGGACCCGGGTCGAACGATTATCATGCGGCGCTGGCCGAACCCATAGGGGAGGCGCGCGTCGATCTTGCCATCCTGGTTGGCGAAGAAATGACCGCTCTCGCAAATGTCCTTGGAAACAAGGTGGAATTCGCGCATGTGCCCGACGCTGCGGCGGCGACGGCGCTGGTGCGGGACGAGCTGCAGGCAGGCGATGCGGTGCTCGTCAAGGGATCGAACGGCGTGGGGCTGTCGGCGCTGGTCGAGGCGCTGACGAACGGGGGAAGCTGA
- a CDS encoding UDP-N-acetylmuramoyl-L-alanyl-D-glutamate--2,6-diaminopimelate ligase, translating to MRLGELIGSDAEAQVTGFAIDHRKVAPGTVFGAFPGTRFNGENFIADAVQAGAVAIVARPEAKVEGAPHVKAEEPRQAFAALAARFFAPFPETVVAVTGTNGKTSNVEMVRQLWRMAGHVSASIGTLGVTTADDQVTTGLTTPDIVTFLSNMAGLRRMGVTHAAFEASSHGLSQYRTEGLPVAAGAFTNFSRDHLDYHGTMEAYFEAKMRLFTEVLEPGAGAVIWTDDPKSAEVEAIARARGLKVLTVGAKGETLKLVSRTPTQLGQVLAIAADGAEHKVTLPLIGAYQAANVLTAAGLVIATGGDVKQTFSHLSRLQPVRGRLERAVITKAGAPVYVDYAHTPDAIQSAIEALRPHTKGRLITIFGAGGDRDVGKRPEMGEVAARMSDIVIVTDDNPRSENPAAIRSAVLAGAKGAREIGGRREAIAAGIAEAGPDDIILLAGKGHEQGQIVGDKVLPFDDVTVARECAA from the coding sequence ATGCGCCTTGGCGAGCTGATTGGAAGTGATGCGGAAGCGCAAGTGACCGGTTTCGCGATCGATCACCGGAAGGTGGCGCCGGGAACCGTGTTCGGCGCCTTTCCGGGCACGCGGTTCAATGGCGAGAACTTCATCGCCGATGCGGTCCAGGCGGGGGCCGTCGCCATCGTCGCGCGGCCTGAAGCGAAGGTGGAAGGCGCCCCGCATGTGAAAGCGGAAGAACCGCGCCAGGCCTTCGCCGCTTTGGCCGCCCGCTTCTTCGCGCCGTTTCCGGAAACGGTGGTCGCTGTCACCGGCACCAACGGCAAGACGTCCAATGTCGAAATGGTTCGCCAGCTCTGGCGCATGGCGGGGCATGTCTCGGCATCGATTGGAACGCTGGGCGTGACCACCGCCGACGATCAAGTGACGACTGGCCTCACCACGCCGGACATCGTGACCTTTCTTTCCAACATGGCGGGCCTCCGCCGCATGGGCGTCACCCATGCCGCCTTCGAAGCGTCGAGCCACGGATTGTCGCAATATCGCACAGAAGGACTGCCGGTGGCGGCGGGCGCCTTCACCAATTTCAGCCGCGACCATCTCGACTATCACGGCACGATGGAGGCTTATTTCGAAGCTAAGATGCGGCTGTTCACGGAAGTGCTGGAGCCCGGCGCCGGTGCGGTGATCTGGACCGACGATCCCAAGTCCGCCGAGGTCGAGGCGATCGCGCGGGCGCGGGGCCTGAAGGTGCTGACCGTGGGCGCCAAGGGCGAAACGCTGAAATTGGTGTCGCGCACGCCGACGCAACTCGGCCAAGTCCTTGCGATTGCGGCGGACGGCGCGGAGCATAAGGTGACGCTGCCGCTGATCGGCGCCTATCAGGCCGCGAACGTGCTGACGGCGGCGGGCCTCGTCATCGCCACGGGCGGCGACGTGAAGCAGACCTTTTCACATCTGTCCCGGCTTCAGCCGGTGCGCGGGCGTCTGGAGCGGGCCGTCATCACCAAGGCCGGGGCGCCGGTCTATGTCGACTACGCCCATACGCCGGACGCCATCCAGTCGGCGATCGAGGCGCTTCGCCCGCACACCAAGGGTCGGCTCATCACGATTTTCGGTGCGGGCGGCGATAGGGACGTTGGCAAACGGCCCGAGATGGGCGAGGTGGCGGCCCGCATGTCCGACATCGTCATCGTCACCGACGACAACCCCAGAAGCGAGAATCCCGCCGCGATCCGTAGCGCTGTGCTGGCGGGCGCGAAGGGAGCGCGCGAGATCGGCGGGCGGCGCGAGGCGATTGCGGCGGGAATCGCGGAGGCCGGGCCGGATGACATCATCCTGCTCGCGGGCAAGGGCCATGAGCAGGGACAAATCGTGGGAGATAAAGTGTTGCCGTTCGATGACGTGACCGTGGCAAGGGAGTGCGCGGCGTGA
- a CDS encoding peptidoglycan D,D-transpeptidase FtsI family protein, which yields MNAIAIERGRVSLPGQRQTTLALTYHRLMLMMLVFAGVTTLIVARILYLSVFAAPSGTGLAGDPLLPARGDILDRNGVPLARNIDAWSIAVHPKKLLGDPDELAVKLNELMPEKSVDQYRRILTSDKTFVYLSRRAMPELVAAVNALGEPGIAFDREPERLYPNLELAAHVIGYTDLDGKGAAGIERAFDQRLSDPATRGEPIQLSIDARVQQALEAELSAAMHKFSAIGAAGVIMDVKTGEILAMSSLPELNPNVPGKGSMDARFNRITLGVYELGSTFKPFTVAMAMDAGVIKSLGQMYNCPSGLKAGGFTITDTHPFNRACSVSEIMQESSNIGTAQIAAQLGGARQKEFLRKMGFLDRVEVELMERGRTLTPGNDWGEVATMTVGYGHGIAVTPLHLATGYATLFNGGVWHPATLLKVGKNHPVPEGRRVFSEDTSYKMRALLRLVVTHGTGKKADAPGYRIGGKTGTAEKIVGGRYTGAAVVTTFAGVFPMDEPRYVVIAMLDDPKATAETYGFHTAGWNVAPVISKVVSRVGPMLGVHPSMDKDANLAEVLPYVRGD from the coding sequence GTGAACGCAATTGCGATAGAGCGGGGACGGGTCAGCCTTCCGGGCCAGCGCCAGACGACGCTGGCCCTCACCTATCACCGCCTCATGCTGATGATGCTGGTGTTTGCGGGCGTTACGACATTGATCGTCGCCCGCATTCTCTATTTGAGCGTCTTCGCCGCGCCGTCGGGCACCGGCCTGGCGGGCGATCCCCTGCTGCCCGCGCGCGGCGACATACTCGACCGCAACGGCGTGCCGCTCGCCCGCAACATCGACGCCTGGTCGATCGCCGTTCATCCGAAAAAATTGCTCGGCGATCCCGACGAATTGGCGGTGAAGCTGAATGAATTGATGCCGGAAAAGAGCGTCGATCAGTATCGCCGCATCCTCACATCAGACAAGACCTTCGTGTATCTCAGCCGCCGCGCCATGCCGGAGCTGGTGGCGGCGGTGAATGCCCTCGGCGAACCGGGCATCGCCTTCGACCGGGAGCCGGAGCGGCTTTACCCGAACCTGGAGCTCGCCGCCCATGTGATCGGCTATACCGATCTCGATGGCAAAGGCGCGGCGGGCATTGAGCGCGCCTTCGACCAGCGTCTGTCCGATCCGGCGACGCGCGGGGAGCCGATCCAGCTGTCCATCGACGCGCGCGTGCAACAAGCGCTGGAGGCCGAATTGTCGGCGGCGATGCACAAGTTCAGCGCGATCGGCGCGGCGGGCGTGATCATGGACGTGAAAACGGGCGAGATACTCGCCATGTCCTCGCTGCCCGAGCTCAATCCCAACGTGCCCGGCAAGGGGTCGATGGATGCGCGGTTCAACCGCATCACATTGGGCGTCTACGAGCTCGGTTCGACCTTCAAGCCGTTCACGGTGGCGATGGCGATGGACGCGGGGGTCATCAAGAGCCTGGGGCAGATGTACAATTGCCCGAGCGGCCTGAAAGCCGGGGGCTTCACGATCACCGACACCCATCCGTTCAACCGCGCCTGTTCGGTGTCCGAAATCATGCAGGAATCCTCGAACATCGGCACCGCGCAGATCGCGGCGCAGCTTGGCGGGGCGCGGCAGAAGGAGTTCCTGCGCAAGATGGGCTTCCTCGACCGGGTCGAGGTCGAGCTGATGGAGCGCGGCCGGACGCTGACGCCGGGCAATGACTGGGGCGAGGTCGCGACGATGACGGTCGGCTACGGCCACGGCATCGCGGTGACGCCTCTGCATCTCGCCACCGGCTATGCGACCCTGTTCAACGGCGGCGTCTGGCATCCCGCGACGCTGCTCAAGGTCGGCAAAAATCATCCCGTGCCGGAGGGCCGCCGCGTGTTCAGCGAGGATACGTCCTACAAGATGCGCGCGCTGCTCCGCCTTGTCGTGACGCACGGCACCGGCAAGAAAGCCGATGCGCCCGGCTACCGGATCGGCGGCAAGACCGGAACCGCGGAAAAGATCGTCGGCGGACGTTATACGGGCGCTGCGGTGGTCACGACTTTCGCCGGCGTGTTCCCGATGGACGAGCCGCGCTACGTCGTCATCGCGATGCTCGACGACCCCAAGGCGACGGCGGAAACCTATGGCTTCCACACGGCCGGCTGGAACGTCGCGCCGGTCATCTCGAAGGTGGTGAGCCGGGTCGGGCCGATGCTGGGCGTGCATCCGAGCATGGACAAGGATGCGAACCTGGCCGAAGTCCTCCCCTATGTCCGGGGAGACTGA
- the rsmH gene encoding 16S rRNA (cytosine(1402)-N(4))-methyltransferase RsmH, with amino-acid sequence MSQPAPHIPVLLDEVILGLAPQAGEVHVDGTFGAGGYTRAILETGAKVIAFDRDPDAIRDGQGLVAESGERLTLVPERFSRMRQALADRNIAEVDGVTLDIGVSSMQLDQAERGFSFQSDGPLDMRMSQDGESAADFVNTADEGEIADVLYHYGEEPKSRRVARAIVAARPIERTGQLADVVRKALGHHPGMKKDPATRTFQAIRIHLNQEMQELEEGLEAAEQVLKEGGRLAVVTFHSLEDRIVKRFLKERSGSTPAGSRHLPVAAKGPAPTFEAVAKAVRPGEAELKRNPRARSATLRVARRTAAIAWKREGLAQ; translated from the coding sequence GTGAGCCAGCCCGCGCCCCATATTCCGGTCCTGCTCGACGAAGTGATCCTAGGCCTCGCGCCACAAGCGGGCGAGGTCCATGTCGACGGCACTTTCGGCGCCGGCGGCTATACGCGCGCGATTTTGGAGACGGGTGCGAAGGTCATCGCCTTCGACCGCGATCCCGACGCCATTCGTGACGGGCAAGGGCTCGTCGCGGAGAGCGGGGAGCGCCTGACGCTGGTTCCGGAGCGTTTTTCCCGGATGCGTCAGGCGCTTGCCGACCGCAACATCGCTGAAGTGGACGGCGTGACGCTCGATATCGGCGTTTCCTCGATGCAGCTCGATCAGGCCGAGCGCGGCTTTTCTTTCCAATCCGACGGTCCCCTCGACATGCGCATGAGCCAGGACGGCGAGAGCGCGGCGGATTTCGTCAACACTGCTGACGAGGGCGAGATTGCCGACGTCCTCTATCATTATGGCGAGGAGCCTAAGTCGCGCCGTGTCGCGCGCGCCATCGTGGCTGCGCGGCCAATCGAGCGGACGGGGCAATTGGCCGACGTCGTCCGCAAAGCGCTCGGCCACCATCCGGGCATGAAGAAGGATCCCGCGACCCGTACCTTCCAGGCCATCCGCATTCACCTCAATCAGGAAATGCAGGAGCTGGAGGAAGGGCTGGAAGCGGCCGAGCAGGTGCTGAAAGAGGGCGGGCGGCTGGCGGTCGTCACCTTCCACAGCCTCGAGGACCGGATCGTCAAGCGCTTCCTGAAGGAGCGGAGCGGATCGACGCCCGCCGGTTCGCGCCACTTGCCGGTCGCGGCCAAAGGGCCCGCGCCGACCTTCGAAGCCGTCGCCAAGGCCGTGCGGCCTGGCGAGGCCGAGCTCAAACGCAATCCGCGTGCGCGTTCCGCCACGCTTCGTGTCGCCCGGCGCACCGCCGCAATTGCTTGGAAAAGAGAAGGACTGGCGCAATGA
- a CDS encoding division/cell wall cluster transcriptional repressor MraZ gives MELEHLFNGSALNAVDAKGRLSVPSFIRGVIERRSDAKALILGAHEVDPCLTAYDRGYARYLHAENERRRLNEEAQGEAGNHFARARRTFGITEDVPYDTSGRIILPPMMRKKGQIEDLALFVGVGGTFEIWNPHLALKSGDADLKELAAYRLEEKGIAL, from the coding sequence GTGGAACTCGAACATCTCTTCAACGGGAGCGCGCTGAACGCGGTGGACGCCAAGGGGCGTCTGTCGGTTCCCTCGTTCATCCGTGGAGTGATCGAGCGCCGTTCCGACGCCAAAGCCCTGATCCTCGGCGCGCATGAGGTCGACCCCTGCCTCACCGCTTACGATCGCGGCTATGCCCGCTATCTTCATGCCGAGAATGAGCGCCGCCGCCTCAATGAAGAGGCGCAGGGCGAGGCGGGCAATCACTTCGCCCGCGCCCGCCGCACCTTCGGCATCACCGAAGACGTTCCTTACGATACGAGCGGCCGTATCATCCTGCCGCCGATGATGCGCAAGAAAGGGCAGATCGAGGATCTCGCCTTGTTCGTCGGCGTCGGCGGCACGTTCGAAATCTGGAATCCGCATCTGGCGCTGAAGAGCGGCGACGCGGATTTGAAGGAACTCGCGGCCTACCGGTTGGAAGAGAAGGGGATCGCGCTGTGA
- a CDS encoding Gldg family protein, translating into MTLPIWLWRPVAAASLYAAVELGLGILLGDFFPAGRAEAGIFHLLRPGLLLILAPFVSFWDWRMRAVFYPSALLAAALAEGLFLSGIGAPNPWPELAWGWGAGLLFALLFDSLCLVGRDVLGRWGVIAGVVAGVVFMLATGLTIYEGIVVDKGPPASAARDADKPGLAVMTALPVIWGESDRLLDAKPSRTYAVLRGEYEVKPLDTLDESALKGARLLLLAQPRRLASAELAALDAWVRGGGRALILTDPMLVWPSRLPPGDARRAPPVGLLGPLLDHWGLRLEDGERGQAVRFIGGRKLAVAAPGRFESANSACRVGDAGLVARCGVGRGGAFVVADADLMHDALWIEPELEGGDRRDLRTADNPLVVADWIDELAGVTRQRGGGDVAWTSPQANRDRAFLLAALPILLAAVAGLALRFRRAS; encoded by the coding sequence ATGACCCTTCCCATTTGGCTTTGGCGCCCCGTGGCGGCCGCATCCCTCTACGCGGCAGTGGAGTTGGGGCTCGGCATTCTCCTGGGGGATTTTTTCCCGGCCGGCCGGGCGGAGGCGGGGATATTCCACCTGCTGCGGCCGGGGCTGCTGCTGATCCTTGCCCCCTTCGTGTCGTTCTGGGACTGGCGGATGCGCGCGGTCTTTTATCCGTCCGCTCTGCTGGCGGCCGCGCTGGCGGAGGGGTTGTTTCTTTCCGGTATTGGCGCCCCGAACCCTTGGCCGGAATTGGCGTGGGGATGGGGGGCGGGACTGCTGTTCGCCCTTCTGTTCGATTCCCTGTGCCTTGTCGGGCGGGACGTGCTGGGGCGGTGGGGCGTCATCGCCGGGGTGGTCGCCGGGGTGGTCTTCATGCTGGCCACGGGGCTGACCATCTATGAGGGCATCGTCGTCGATAAGGGGCCGCCGGCGTCCGCCGCGCGCGATGCGGACAAGCCCGGTCTCGCGGTGATGACAGCGCTGCCGGTCATTTGGGGCGAGAGCGACCGGCTGCTGGATGCGAAGCCGAGCCGGACCTATGCCGTGCTGCGCGGCGAATATGAGGTGAAGCCGCTCGATACGCTGGACGAGAGTGCGCTGAAGGGCGCCCGCCTGTTGCTCCTGGCCCAGCCCCGGCGGCTTGCGTCCGCGGAGCTGGCCGCGCTCGACGCCTGGGTGCGCGGCGGCGGGCGGGCGTTGATCCTGACCGACCCCATGCTCGTCTGGCCGAGCCGCTTGCCGCCCGGCGACGCGCGCCGCGCTCCGCCGGTGGGATTGCTCGGCCCCTTGCTCGATCATTGGGGGCTGCGGCTGGAGGATGGAGAGCGCGGACAGGCGGTCCGCTTTATCGGCGGCCGCAAGCTCGCTGTCGCGGCGCCCGGACGCTTCGAGAGCGCTAACTCCGCCTGCCGCGTCGGGGACGCAGGGCTCGTCGCCCGCTGCGGTGTCGGCAGGGGGGGCGCTTTCGTCGTCGCCGACGCCGATCTGATGCACGACGCGCTCTGGATCGAGCCGGAGCTGGAAGGCGGCGACCGCCGCGACCTGCGCACGGCGGACAATCCGCTGGTCGTCGCGGACTGGATCGACGAGCTGGCCGGCGTGACGCGCCAGCGCGGCGGCGGCGACGTGGCGTGGACCAGCCCCCAGGCGAACCGCGACCGCGCGTTCCTGCTGGCCGCCTTGCCGATCCTGCTCGCGGCGGTTGCCGGACTCGCATTGCGATTCCGCCGCGCATCCTAA
- a CDS encoding DUF1761 domain-containing protein, which translates to MNWTDLNWPAVIVAGVLGFFVGGLWYSNAMFLKAWQADSGIEGHQGSMPPAMRFGLGILLSLVAAAVFAALVGPAPALTHAIGWALAVGAGFIVTSFGIQHLFEGKSARLTLINGGYHVAQFLIFALVLGLWH; encoded by the coding sequence ATGAACTGGACGGACCTGAATTGGCCCGCCGTGATCGTGGCGGGGGTGCTCGGCTTTTTCGTCGGCGGCCTGTGGTATTCGAACGCGATGTTCCTGAAGGCGTGGCAGGCCGACAGCGGCATCGAAGGCCATCAGGGAAGCATGCCGCCCGCGATGCGCTTCGGCCTCGGCATATTGTTGTCGCTGGTCGCGGCGGCGGTGTTCGCGGCGCTGGTCGGTCCGGCCCCGGCTCTCACTCATGCCATAGGCTGGGCGCTGGCCGTGGGGGCAGGTTTCATCGTCACGTCTTTCGGCATCCAGCATCTGTTCGAAGGCAAGAGCGCAAGGCTGACTTTGATCAACGGCGGCTATCATGTCGCGCAATTCCTGATCTTCGCGCTGGTGCTTGGCCTTTGGCACTAG
- a CDS encoding VOC family protein translates to MDGSGIPKGYHSVTPYLIIDGAEAAIDFYAEAFGAEEVFRMPMGDKIAHAEVKIGDSHVMLSDEWPDMNLLGPKNRGGATASLMIYLPDVDAAFDRAIRAGASVERPVEDQFWGDRMGTVVDPFGHRWTLSTQVREVSPDEMQAKMKEWEVEVAAQ, encoded by the coding sequence ATGGACGGCAGCGGCATTCCCAAGGGCTATCATAGTGTTACGCCCTATCTCATCATCGATGGCGCTGAGGCGGCGATCGATTTCTACGCCGAGGCCTTCGGCGCGGAGGAGGTGTTCCGCATGCCGATGGGCGACAAGATCGCTCATGCCGAGGTGAAGATCGGCGATTCCCACGTCATGCTGTCGGACGAATGGCCGGACATGAACCTGCTCGGCCCCAAGAACCGGGGCGGCGCGACGGCGAGCCTGATGATCTATCTCCCGGACGTGGACGCCGCGTTCGACCGCGCGATCCGCGCCGGGGCGTCGGTCGAGCGGCCGGTCGAGGATCAATTTTGGGGCGACCGGATGGGCACGGTCGTCGATCCCTTCGGCCATCGCTGGACATTGTCGACGCAGGTGCGCGAAGTGTCGCCGGACGAAATGCAGGCGAAAATGAAGGAGTGGGAAGTCGAAGTGGCAGCCCAGTAA